The genomic DNA TCTATAACTTTAAATATGGATGGAGGTTCCTTTATGATACCATTTAGACTGTTATATGTTTTTTTTGATGTAACCCCTTCTTCTCCGAACGTTCTCTCAATGACATTGCTGAAGACCCATGAGCCGTCTTTCCAGACCCCTTCTTTTGCGTCAACCCTTCTTGTGATTGAAAAGTTTTTTGATATCTCAACTACAGTAAGCCCTTTTATTATGTCTTTCTTTGCATCGAAAAAGTCTATGTTACTGATAATATTGTCTCTTTTGTACCATATTCTGTCATTCTTAAAGAATACATGGGGTTCTTCCTTTTTTATTTTTACCCTGTAAAGATATTCTGAGGCATTTGAGGTTATAGGTATTATCCATTCAGAACAAATGAATGAAAGTATTATTAGTATCAGAGAAAAAGAGACTAATGGTTTCATAAGGGAGAATGTACTTATACCTGAGGTTCTCACAATAATGATTTCATTGCTCCTTATCATCAATATAAGGAGAATGAGCATGGATACGAGAAACGAAAGGGGGAGTATTAGATTAAAATAATAGGGAGCCCTTAGGAAAAGGTAAAAGGCGCTTAATATAAAATTGCTAAATGAGGATGTAAACAAGTCCATATGTTCAAAA from Pseudomonadota bacterium includes the following:
- a CDS encoding LptF/LptG family permease, with product MNVIKILSITEFTGLVMFITIEFFEHMDLFTSSFSNFILSAFYLFLRAPYYFNLILPLSFLVSMLILLILMIRSNEIIIVRTSGISTFSLMKPLVSFSLILIILSFICSEWIIPITSNASEYLYRVKIKKEEPHVFFKNDRIWYKRDNIISNIDFFDAKKDIIKGLTVVEISKNFSITRRVDAKEGVWKDGSWVFSNVIERTFGEEGVTSKKTYNSLNGIIKEPPSIFKVIERNPEEMGYNELSKYIKKLKRDGHDIRRYLVDLYNKIAFPFINLIMVFAAFSVGLRYVKTKHISKGIFSGISLGVLYWFFHSISLSLGYSEIFPPIFAVWFSNLLFFSLGIIGIVTLRT